Within the Flavobacterium sp. N502536 genome, the region GGCCTCAATACTGTCTATGGCGGGTTTGTCTCCCTGAGTGATGAGCGATTTAATGCCTTGCAAACGAATTTCGGCATTCTTGCTGTACATTTCGTAAAGCTTCATTTCTTCAAAATTCTTCTTCCAGTTAAAATAAGCAAGCGAGGCATCGTACAAAATGCTAACGGCCTGAAGTTTTCGTTCCGATTCGCTCAGTTTGACCTGAATTTTCGCTTTTCGTACGTCCGCCATTCTTTGGTTGATGAACAATCCCTGACCAAGCGGAACACTGATACCAAAAGAAGTTAAACCCTGATTTGGGGTAGTGTTCTCCGGATTTAGGTAAACCCCTTCGTTATTGTCGAATCCTGCTTTCAGTTCAATTCCATACCAGGTAGGGATTTTAAAACTGCTGTTCAGAATCGAATAATATTCTTTGTCTTTAAATTGTTTCTGGCTAAAATCTACTTCAATTTTCGGATCAAAACCACCACGGGCCATCATCAGATTGGCTTGTGCCTTGCTTAGTTCCAGATTAGCATTTTTAACCAATGGATGGTACTTTTTTACATATCCCAAAAACTCATTGTAGGTGAGCTCTTTGGAGAAGGGCTGCTGGCCAAAAACGGCACAGCCCAAGAAAAGAAAAGCGATAAGTATTGGTTTCATTATTTTTTTTCTTTAGTTACTTTTTGAGCGCTTTTGTAATAATTAGGAGGGAATCCGTTTAGGGTTCTCCAGATTTCAAACCAGATTGGCACAGTGTCTAACAAGGCAATCGTTTGGGCACCGGAGCCAATGCTTAATTGTTTTGGCCATTTTGTTTCGTTAGGGTCCGGAGCGATCAAAATTCGGTACTTACCATTATCGCTGATAAAGTTTTCTATCGCTACAACTGTACCTCCAAAAGTTCCGTAGGACATATCCGGCCATCCCGAAAACACAATGGTAGGCCATCCGTCAAACCAAACACGTACTTTTTCTCCTTTTCTGATCAAAGGCAGATCAATTGGGCTGATATAGGTTTCTACTGCAATATCGTAATGAGAAGGCATGATAGTTACAATTGGTGTTCCCTCTTTTATCGTTTCGCCCAAACCAGCCTGCAAAGCGCGGTTGATGTAACCGTCTTGTACCGCTTTGATGTAGTACATGCCATTACGCAAACTATAATTGGCGTATTGATTCTCGAGTTTACTCACCTGTGCTTCGGTATCAAATTTATTGCTCAGCGTTGTAAACTGGTCGCTTCTTGCTTTGGCTACTTTTTCACCGTACTCCGCCGTAATTCTGTTAATCTCCACTTTGGCGTTGATGTACTCATTTTTGCTGGTTAGGTATTTGTTTTCCTGTGTGATGATTTTAGCGTCAACATCCTGTAGTTTCAGACGTTTTTCTTCCACATCCGTAAGCGGTTTCAATCCTTCCTTGTTTAATTGTACCGAACGGTTGTATTGAGTATTAGCAATTCGCAGCTGTGTTTTTACGGCAATCAGATTGATACTGTCGCTTTTTATTTTTAAAAGTGATTGTTTGACTTTGTTTCTGGCTTGTTCCAGTTTTAGTCTTTTTTCATTTTCGATCGCCTGAATCTGCCCCGAAAGTGTAGTCACTTTTTCGCCATACGATTCCAAAGAGTTTTTCTTAGCATCTACCTGATTTTTGGTGTTTTCAACCAAATTAGGATCCATATAATCTTCCTTGATCTCAGAAATAAACAGAATCGTGTCTCCTTTTTTAACGAAATCTCCTTCCTGTACGTACCATTTTTCAATACGTCCCGAAATCACACTCTGGATCGATTGTGGCCTTTGGTTGGGTTTTAAAGTGGTTACCGCTCCCGAACCCGAAATGTTTTGTGTCCACGGCAATAAAAGCGCAATGATTCCTAAAATGGAAGATGCGATGATGATTCGGTTTAGAATTTTATAATGTGGCCTGTTGCTTAGGTTTCTTACAGTCTCGTATTGATCAAGCGGCTGTAATTTTGTTTTATTGTCAGAGATATTTAGCATGGCTTAGTTGTTTTTTTGATCCAGTATAATTTGACCGTTTTGCATTGTAATTTTTCGAGTCGATTTTGTTTGCCAATAAGGGTTTTTAGACGAAACGATAATCGTCCATTTGTTCTTTTCAGAAGTAATAAAATCGATAATTTCATTGGCAACATTTTCGTCCATTGTATCTGTCGGATCTTCGTAGAAAAGCACTTTTGGTTTGTGAATAATACTTCTGGCCAAGAGGATTTTTTGAGCATTAGAAGACGATAATTGTTTTCCTTCAGGGTGAATGTGGGTTTTCAGACCTTTAGGCAGCAATTTAATCAGTGGACTAAGCTGAACACCATCCAGTGCCCATTTGAGATCTTCGGTGCTGATCAACGGATCGTTAAAAGTGATGTTTTCTAAAATCGTCCCGTCAAATGGGGTTTCGTTGTGAATGATGCTGCCAATCTGCGAGCGATATTGTTTCAGATTTATTTTTCTAAAAGTATCATCATTGATGTAAAAAGCGCCCGAACTTTGTCTTAATAAACCGGATAATACGCGAATAAGAGTTGTTTTTCCTGAGCCATTTTCACCCTCGATGACAATTTTTTCACCTTGGTCAATTTTTAACGAAATGGAATCTAAAGCATTTGTTGGAGAATCCGGAAATTTGAATTTTAAGTTCTCTGTTTCTAAAGAGATGCTGTTGTAACAATGATCATTTAAGGAATCAGACTCGGAGTTCTCCTCTAAAGCTAGATCAGTCACCTGTCCAATTTTCTCCACAGAAGTTAAAACATCGTAGAAGCTCTCCAATCCGAGGATGATTTTTTCTACCGATGTAATCACCAGTAAAATGATGATCTCAGCAGCAACAAACTGCCCGATATTCATTTCCTGACTCAGTACCAGATAACCTCCAATTGATAGTAAACTTGCGGTAATAATAACTTTGAAAATAATCAATTGCGTAAATTGTTTTTTGATTACGCTAAAGTGTTTCTCTCTGTAGTTAAGATAACCCGCTACGATTGAATTGTTTTTTTGAAGCGCAAAATCATAATTCAGTTCATTGCGGAAGCTAAAATTATTACGGGCCATTTCCTGTAACCAGCCTGCCACTTTGTATTTGAATTTGGATTCTTTTAAACTGGTTTCTAAACCTGATTTATACGAAAATTTGAAAATAAAGTACAGAAGCAGGAACAATAAAAGTCCGAACACAATAAAGTACGGGTGGTAGAGGGAGAGTAGAATAATACCGAAAGTAATCTGAAGCAAAGCGGCAGAAAAATCGGTTAGTAATTTTGAAGTTCCTTTTTGAATCGTAAGGGTGTCAAAAAATCGGTTTGTTAGTTCCGGCGGATAAGTACCGTACAATTCTTCTGATTTTATTTTAGGCAGACGGGCTGCAAATTCAAAAGAAGCACGTACGAATATTTTTTGCTGTAAGTTTTCCGTGATACGCAATTGCATGAACGACAGCACACCAACAAGAGCCACACCACCCACTACAAGTATAATAAGTACGATCCAGGAAACACTAACTCTTCCGGATTGTATAAAAGTAATGATAGCCTGAATTCCAAGTGGAAGTGATAAGCTGACTAATCCGGCAAAAATAGCATAGAAAAAAATCTGGTAAATGTCTTTTTTGTCCAGTTCTAGTAAATGGTAAAATCTTTTTAAAGGAGTCATACTGTTTTTTTTATAATTAGCGCAAAACGTTTTCTGCAAGGTTTAGGTAAAATTGAGTGGTCGTAACCGTTTCATTACAATCGGTAATTGTTTTTAAATGATCCGTTAGAAAATGCTGATGTAAACTTCCTTCAACAATGGTTGACACCAGTGATTTGGCATACTGATAGTCGGGATTCACTTCTTTTACAATAGAAACGACCCGATTGATAACCCTTTTGTAGATGAGGAAAAAGCCTTCTTTGTTCTCCTGATCGACTTCTTTGGTATGAAGCGTTTTGGTGAATTCGGCAATGATGATTCTGTTTAAAATGGCTTCGTTGATATGTTCGGTTGAAGTATCGTCCGTGATTTTTTCGGTAACGATGGTGATGGCTTTTTTTAGTTTTTCCTGCTTGTCTGCAATATTCGTAGTCGTAAAAACCAGTTTGTATTCCATCCAGCTCCAATACCATGAAGACAGGTAGACCAATAGTTTGTGTTTGTTTTCAAAGTAACGATAAATCGAACTTTCGTTTGAGCCTATTTTTTCGCCTAATTTTTTAAATGTAAAATTATCAAAACCAATATCGTCAATTAGAAGGATGCTCTGTTCAATTATTTTTTTTCCCAACGCAGATGTTTCCGGATCTTTTACATAGATCTTTTCGTTGACTTGCATTTTTATATTTGATAGTATAATTTGCATAAAAAAATATTTTTCATGCAAAGATAATAGTATTACTATTGATTAAGAAATTTTAACTCTTATTTATGCTTTGTTTTTTAATGTACGGTATCGTTTTTATTCAGGATTGTAAATAGCAAACCCGACAGGTTTTTAAAACCTGTCGGGTTTATATTGAAGATTCAGTAAGATCGCAACTGAATACTGCGACCGAAAACTGAGACTGAATACTAAAAAACTATAACAAAGAATGGCAAGTCATCGCATTAGGCTGCTGTATGCCCATTAACTCCAGAATAGTAGGAGCAATGTCGCCCAGCACCCCATTTTGAATATTTTTCAGCTCTTTGTCTACTAAAATAATCGGCACCGGATTAGTTGTATGTGCTGTATTTGGACTTCCGTCAGGATTAATCATCGTTTCGCAATTTCCGTGATCGGCAATAACAATTGTAGTGTAATTGTTGGCAAGAGCAGCTTCGATAACCTCTTTTACGCAGGCATCTACCGCTTCGCATGCTTTAATTGCGGCACTCATGATTCCGGTATGTCCCACCATGTCACCATTGGCAAAATTAAGACAGACAAAATCTACCTCACCTTTGTTCAATTCAGGCACCAAAGCATCTTTTAATTCAAAGGCACTCATTTCCGGCTGTAAATCGTAAGTGGCTACTTTTGGAGAATTTCTCAAAATACGGGATTCTCCTTCAAATGGTGTTTCCCTTCCTCCGGAGAAGAAAAAGGTTACGTGTGGATATTTCTCTGTTTCGGCAATACGAATTTGCTTTTTACCTGCTTTCTCTAAAACCTCACCAAGAGTTTCGGTGATATTGTCTTTGTTGTAAACTACTTTTACATTTAGATATGTTTCGTCGTAGTTGGTAAGCGTTACATAATACAGGTTTAATTTGTGCATGTTTTGCTCGTGGAAGTCTTGCTGTGAAAGCGCTTCGGTAAGCTCACGGCCTCTATCGGTTCTAAAATTAAAGAAGATAACGACATCGCCTTCAACGATTGTTGCTAATGGTTTTTCCTGCTCGTCAACCATTACGATTGGTGCAATAAACTCATCGGTAACATCATGTGCATAACTGTCAAGAATACTGGCTACGGCATTTTTGGATGGAGTTCCTATACCGTTTACTACTAAATCGTAAGCCAATTTTACACGCTCCCATCGTTTGTCACGATCCATTGCGTAATAACGGCCAACGATTGATGCAATTTTTACCGGAGTATCTTTAATGTGTTCTTCTAAATCGTGAATGTATTTTGCCCCTGATTTAGGATCAACATCGCGACCATCTGTAAAAGCATGAACAAAAACATTTTCCAGGCCATATTCCTGTGAAGCATCAATTAATCCGCGTAAATGTGAGGTATGAGAGTGAACACCTCCGTCAGAAACTAATCCTAAAAAGTGAACTTTTTTATTGTTTTCTTTAGCATAAGTAAAAGCATCAATAAGTACTTGTTCTTTTGCCAGTGTTTGATGTGCTACGGCTAAGTTTATTTTGGCTAAATCCTGGTATACAATTCTTCCGGCACCAAGATTCATGTGACCTACTTCACTGTTTCCCATCTGGCCTTCAGGTAAACCAACATTTAATCCGTCGGTACGAAGTTGTGCGCTTGGGTAATTTTTGTAAAGGCTATTTATAAAAGGAACATTTGCATTGTCTATTGCAGATACTTTAGGGTCAGGAGATTTTCCCCAACCGTCTAAAATCATAAGGATAACTTTCTTGTTCATTAGTTTTTGTTTTTTACAAAGATAAGTCATTTCTAAAATCGACAAGAAAGCGCGGTGACAATTACGGTTAATAAAATGAAGCCTATTAAAAAATAATAATTTGGTTAAAGAACCCTAAAAATTTTAGAATTAATTCACGCTAGGCTCTTTTTCTGATCTTATTTTTGACAGCATTATAGTCTATAAAATATTTCACACTTACCGAAAAGATGTGTTTTAATGCCTGATTGTTGAGCAAGTCGGTTATGTTGTGTTTAAAGTCTTTGTTGATAATACGCTCAAAATTAACACCATTGTTACGGTATAAAACCGAAAGCTGGCTGCCTGGAGCAAACCACCAGGAATAGGATAAATCAGTATTCCAGGAATAAAAACTGGAGTTTTTGTTTTTCGTGTATTGCGGGTAAGGCGATAGAGTTCCGTCGTCCTGAAGTTCCAGTATGTTTTTGTTTTCGGCATACGACCAATATTGCCTCACAGCCAGATTGAGGGTCATAGCACTGTTTAAAGCATATTTTCCGTTCAGACTGTTCGAATAGGTAATGACATTCCGATTAGCAAAAACAATCGTTTCGGGAGTGTTGTCGTTGTTGTCGTCGTCAAAATCGTCGATATAACCTTTGTTGTTGTTTCTTCGCAGAAAGCTAAAAGCATAGGTAATTAAAAGCTTGTCGTTAAAGCGGTACCTTGGTCCAGCATCTACGCCGTACGCCATTCTGCCTGCTTCATCAGCAAAGATTATAAACGGATTTAAATCCAAAGCAAACTTTTTGTTGTAATTGGTCGAAACACTTCCCCAGATTTCTACTTTTCTCGGAATGATCACATAGCGGTTTTCGGCTCTTGGTTCATAGTAATCATGCGTCTGTAAAGGAAAAAGGTCGAACCCGGCGCCATAAAAATTGTTTTTTAAAGTAGAAAGATTGACTTCTGCACTAATCCTGTTTTCCTGTACTTTTCCGGATTCTTTATTAAACTCGGTGTACATATCATAGTCTACTTTGAAAGTATTAAAGAGTTTTGTGGGGTTTAGGATGCGATAATTTCCGTTTCCGTAAAAATTGTAATAGTTGGTATAAAAATTAATCCCCAAATCGTTAGGATCAAAATCCTTGGAAACATAGTCTGAACCAATACTGTAACGATAGTTTCCGCTGGTTTCGGCAAAACGAATGGTGCTGAACAGGCCGCTTTTGTCTTCGGTATCATTAATCAGGCTGTACTTTACATTACCGGATAAACTGTAAGTGTTGGCTTTTGTTCTTAAATCCCAGGCTAGTCCCGTCACATTCGCATCCCTGTAATGACCGTTTCGGGTAACGTTTGTGTTGATAAGAGTAACGGAAGAATTTTTGCGGAATCGCTGATCCAGAACCAAAACATTATAATTGGTCAGCGGTTCAGCTACTTCGCGTCTGGTTTCGCCCGAAAGAGTGTCTTTTATAGTGGCAAAAGTTTTTTCGGTAACGGCATTTAAAATACCAATTCCCAATCCATTTTTGGTTCTTCCCGAGATTTTTAAAGCATTGATGAGGTTCACATTCTGAACTTCTTCAATTATTTTTTCATTGTCTTTTAAAGTAATTTCTATGGAGGGCTTACCTCCAATTCTTCGGGAGTAAAACATCTTGCCTTTGTTGAACAAGTCGGTTCCTTCTGTAAAAAAGGCTCTGTTTTCGTTAAATTGCTGTTCAAACGGTCCCAGGTTTAAAATCTGATCGTCGTATTTGGTTTGTCCAAAATCCGGAATTAAAATGGCGTCAAGCGTAAAAGCATCGTTTATTCCGTACTTAATATCCATTCCTCCTTTTAAAGTAGCAAATGTCTTCTGACCGTCGGAGGCATTTAAATAATAAGAAGCATAAGGCATAAAAAACAATCGGGTAGGAGGTGTGATGTTGACGATTCCTTCCAGATTACCATTTTGCTGCGTAAACGTTCCTATTTTGGTATCGATCAAATTCCAGGTGTATTTTTTACGCTCCCGTCTGATCTCCCGGAAAAAGTTAATGCCCCAGGTTTGTTTGTCTCCGCCTGGAAAACGTAAGGCAGCGTACGGAATTTTTATTTCTACAGCCCATCCTTTATCATTTAAAACCGCTTTGCTGATCCATACCGCATCCCACGAATAATCTTCGCCATTGGCATCTGTCATAATACAGTCACCCTGAACATCAGCTGCCGAAACAAAGAACTCAAAATTTTGCTGACCGTCATTAAAACCATTGATAAAGACCCCAAACATATCGGCTGTTCCGAAATTGTCGCGCTGTGAAATCTCTTTTAAAACCTTAGCGGGGTCATCATACAGCATTGCAGCGACATAGATTGCATCATTGTTGTACAGTACTCTGACCTCGGTTTTTTGATTGTCGGGAATAGGTTTACCGTTATCGGGTTGATACATTACAAAATCTGTAGCAGGCGGAACATTTTTCCATACAGTTTCGTCAAGTTTTCCATCAATTAAAATGTTTTCCTTAATCAATTGAGCCTGCAGTGTTTTCTTTTGAGCATAACCCCAAAAAGAAAAGAAAAGAAAGCTGATAAAAACTAATTTTTTCATGTGGTTTTAAGAATCGAAAAATGAATACAGCGGCTTTTGTTAATAGACACGATTGTTTTTAAAATGTTACAGTTTTAATTGAAATAAATGAATTTTCTGTCTTTTTTGCAAGAAAAGTACGTAAAACCGCTTTTATTCTTATCATTGGGTAAACCTCCTACAAAAATATTTGTTTTTTGCTCGAAATGCTAATTTATTACTTTGATTCTGTTAAAGTTTCAACAAAATAGGGCTGATTTACCCACTTAAATTTTGACAGGTACATTTTTTTTATACTTTTGCCAAACCCCAAACTTTGTTTAACCTAAAGAAATTCAATGATTTACAAGATTTATCCGTTACTGGTGTTTTTGCTGTTGTCTTTTGGTAAAGATTCAAACAACACCAATGAAGTTAAAAAAGCGACTGTGAAAGCAATCGCTAAAGTTGAAACGCTTACTGTTGATTCTAAAATTGAAAGTATCTACAATACTTTAAATCCGAATCATTTTTCACTCCCGGAACTCAGAACTTTTTCTGAGGCGCTGAAGGGTTTTTACCTCTTAAAAGAAAGGGGTGTAATCCAAAAAGATATCCTGACACTTATCGATTTTAGTTTGTCTTCAAACACAAAACGTTTGTGGGTAATCGATCTGGCAACCAACACTGTTTTATTCAATTCTTTAGTGGCTCACGGCAGAAATACCGGAGAAGAATTTGCGTCTAATTTTTCAAATTCAAACTCCTCTTTCAAAAGCAGCTTAGGATTTTATGCAACAGGCGAAGTGTATCAGGGAAAACACGGTACTTCTTTGCGCCTGGACGGACTGGAGAATGGAGTTAATGACAACGCCCGCGAAAGGGGAGTTGTAATGCATGGTGCCGATTATGTTTCGGAATCGTTCATCAGAAACAACAAACGATTGGGAAGAAGCCAGGGATGTCCGGCAATTCCAATGGCGATGACCAAAGAAATCATCGAAATCATAAAAAACAAATCACTTTTGTATATCTATCATCCATCCAGAAGTTTCACGATGGAAGAAAGGCTAATTTCTTAGCTTAGCGTACAAATCTGAATCTAAATTATAAATGTCAGCTCTGAAAATGAGCTGATTTTTTTTGCTCCATGCCGTCCAGTACCATTGGTATAAGGCGTATTTTTTTGTAATTCGAACACTAGTCGTCTTCTTGGAAGCGATGATCGTGTCAATTCTTTCTTTAGGCCAATCTGTAGAAGTAGAATCACCCAAAATATGCTGCGCCAGTTCTAACGGATTTTCTACACGAACGCATCCCGAACTTAAAGAACGGTTGCTTCTTCCAAAATTATTGCGATGGTTGGTATCATGCAGGTAAACACTATGGTTGTTTGGAAATAAAATTTTCATTAAACCCAGAGCATTGTTGTAACCGGGACTTTGAACATAACGGTAATTTCCGGGTTTGTTTTCGTTCCAGGAATTGGGTGGGATTACGTTTCCGGCGGTATCGTAAATCGTAATGTTTTTATTGGTTAAATAATTGCGATTGCGCTTCATTGCCGGAACCACATCTTCTTTTAAAATCGTTGGCGGTACCGTCCAGGTCGGGTTAAAAACGACCGTTCTTAATTTCGAAGTGATAATAGGAGTTTTTCGTTTACTTGTTCCTACTACAATATTACGGACTAAAGTGGTGTCCTGGCTTTCGACAACATGCAAGCTGTAGTCGGGAATGTTGATAATAAAGTAATTTTCGGCTAAATCAGTAGTGTACCATCTCCAGCGTTCTAAATTGGCAATGATCTGTTTTTTTCTTTTTTCTTTAGAAAAGTTTAAAGCGTTTATGGTTCCTACACCAATAACTCCATCAGCAGCCAGGCCGTGTCTTTCCTGAAATTTTTTAATCGATTCAAAAGTTTTTTGATCGTAAATAGACGTAAGACTGTCTTTTCCGGTCATGTCTTTCCAGTACAAAAGCCTTTTCTTGATGTTAATTAAAGCGGTATTGGTGTCGTTTAAGACAATTTTATTGGCTGATTCAATAGTTTGGATGTCGTCATCAGGGAAAGTATCGATGATTTCGAGTGCTTTCAACAGCTGTTTGTAAGGAGATGCCTTTGACTGAATACCGTCAACAATACTGTCCAGTTTGTTTTTATTGAAAGCTTTTATCAGTACATTGTTTACATCAAATGTTTTTTCTTCTAAATCCCAGTCGGTGTAGAGCTTTTTAGGATCAAGTTTTCCTTTATAAAGATGGTTGAGGTATTTTTCAAAATTATAAGTAAGCAAAATGTCATAGGTGGCCAGATCGGTATCACTTAATGTACTGATCTTGCTTTCGAACTTTTTTAGCCTCGAAGCTTTGTAATCTTCAGGATCCAGACCTAATTGTTCGGCATTTGTCAATTGCGATAATACATAGGTTCTTTTTTTCAGGTTCCCCCAAACAGTAGTGTTCTCTGAAGAGTTGTAGAACTGTTTAAGCGTCTCGCTTTTAAAAGTGCCAATAAAAGCGGTGTCAATGGTTACCTTTCTTTCATCAGTAAGTATAATGGCCGGAGTCGCTTTTTTAACTACGGGAATAATTTTTGGAGCGT harbors:
- the gpmI gene encoding 2,3-bisphosphoglycerate-independent phosphoglycerate mutase, whose product is MNKKVILMILDGWGKSPDPKVSAIDNANVPFINSLYKNYPSAQLRTDGLNVGLPEGQMGNSEVGHMNLGAGRIVYQDLAKINLAVAHQTLAKEQVLIDAFTYAKENNKKVHFLGLVSDGGVHSHTSHLRGLIDASQEYGLENVFVHAFTDGRDVDPKSGAKYIHDLEEHIKDTPVKIASIVGRYYAMDRDKRWERVKLAYDLVVNGIGTPSKNAVASILDSYAHDVTDEFIAPIVMVDEQEKPLATIVEGDVVIFFNFRTDRGRELTEALSQQDFHEQNMHKLNLYYVTLTNYDETYLNVKVVYNKDNITETLGEVLEKAGKKQIRIAETEKYPHVTFFFSGGRETPFEGESRILRNSPKVATYDLQPEMSAFELKDALVPELNKGEVDFVCLNFANGDMVGHTGIMSAAIKACEAVDACVKEVIEAALANNYTTIVIADHGNCETMINPDGSPNTAHTTNPVPIILVDKELKNIQNGVLGDIAPTILELMGIQQPNAMTCHSLL
- a CDS encoding HlyD family secretion protein, which codes for MLNISDNKTKLQPLDQYETVRNLSNRPHYKILNRIIIASSILGIIALLLPWTQNISGSGAVTTLKPNQRPQSIQSVISGRIEKWYVQEGDFVKKGDTILFISEIKEDYMDPNLVENTKNQVDAKKNSLESYGEKVTTLSGQIQAIENEKRLKLEQARNKVKQSLLKIKSDSINLIAVKTQLRIANTQYNRSVQLNKEGLKPLTDVEEKRLKLQDVDAKIITQENKYLTSKNEYINAKVEINRITAEYGEKVAKARSDQFTTLSNKFDTEAQVSKLENQYANYSLRNGMYYIKAVQDGYINRALQAGLGETIKEGTPIVTIMPSHYDIAVETYISPIDLPLIRKGEKVRVWFDGWPTIVFSGWPDMSYGTFGGTVVAIENFISDNGKYRILIAPDPNETKWPKQLSIGSGAQTIALLDTVPIWFEIWRTLNGFPPNYYKSAQKVTKEKK
- a CDS encoding carbohydrate binding family 9 domain-containing protein produces the protein MKKLVFISFLFFSFWGYAQKKTLQAQLIKENILIDGKLDETVWKNVPPATDFVMYQPDNGKPIPDNQKTEVRVLYNNDAIYVAAMLYDDPAKVLKEISQRDNFGTADMFGVFINGFNDGQQNFEFFVSAADVQGDCIMTDANGEDYSWDAVWISKAVLNDKGWAVEIKIPYAALRFPGGDKQTWGINFFREIRRERKKYTWNLIDTKIGTFTQQNGNLEGIVNITPPTRLFFMPYASYYLNASDGQKTFATLKGGMDIKYGINDAFTLDAILIPDFGQTKYDDQILNLGPFEQQFNENRAFFTEGTDLFNKGKMFYSRRIGGKPSIEITLKDNEKIIEEVQNVNLINALKISGRTKNGLGIGILNAVTEKTFATIKDTLSGETRREVAEPLTNYNVLVLDQRFRKNSSVTLINTNVTRNGHYRDANVTGLAWDLRTKANTYSLSGNVKYSLINDTEDKSGLFSTIRFAETSGNYRYSIGSDYVSKDFDPNDLGINFYTNYYNFYGNGNYRILNPTKLFNTFKVDYDMYTEFNKESGKVQENRISAEVNLSTLKNNFYGAGFDLFPLQTHDYYEPRAENRYVIIPRKVEIWGSVSTNYNKKFALDLNPFIIFADEAGRMAYGVDAGPRYRFNDKLLITYAFSFLRRNNNKGYIDDFDDDNNDNTPETIVFANRNVITYSNSLNGKYALNSAMTLNLAVRQYWSYAENKNILELQDDGTLSPYPQYTKNKNSSFYSWNTDLSYSWWFAPGSQLSVLYRNNGVNFERIINKDFKHNITDLLNNQALKHIFSVSVKYFIDYNAVKNKIRKRA
- a CDS encoding TetR/AcrR family transcriptional regulator, translating into MQIILSNIKMQVNEKIYVKDPETSALGKKIIEQSILLIDDIGFDNFTFKKLGEKIGSNESSIYRYFENKHKLLVYLSSWYWSWMEYKLVFTTTNIADKQEKLKKAITIVTEKITDDTSTEHINEAILNRIIIAEFTKTLHTKEVDQENKEGFFLIYKRVINRVVSIVKEVNPDYQYAKSLVSTIVEGSLHQHFLTDHLKTITDCNETVTTTQFYLNLAENVLR
- a CDS encoding peptidase domain-containing ABC transporter, with translation MTPLKRFYHLLELDKKDIYQIFFYAIFAGLVSLSLPLGIQAIITFIQSGRVSVSWIVLIILVVGGVALVGVLSFMQLRITENLQQKIFVRASFEFAARLPKIKSEELYGTYPPELTNRFFDTLTIQKGTSKLLTDFSAALLQITFGIILLSLYHPYFIVFGLLLFLLLYFIFKFSYKSGLETSLKESKFKYKVAGWLQEMARNNFSFRNELNYDFALQKNNSIVAGYLNYREKHFSVIKKQFTQLIIFKVIITASLLSIGGYLVLSQEMNIGQFVAAEIIILLVITSVEKIILGLESFYDVLTSVEKIGQVTDLALEENSESDSLNDHCYNSISLETENLKFKFPDSPTNALDSISLKIDQGEKIVIEGENGSGKTTLIRVLSGLLRQSSGAFYINDDTFRKINLKQYRSQIGSIIHNETPFDGTILENITFNDPLISTEDLKWALDGVQLSPLIKLLPKGLKTHIHPEGKQLSSSNAQKILLARSIIHKPKVLFYEDPTDTMDENVANEIIDFITSEKNKWTIIVSSKNPYWQTKSTRKITMQNGQIILDQKNN
- a CDS encoding murein L,D-transpeptidase catalytic domain family protein: MIYKIYPLLVFLLLSFGKDSNNTNEVKKATVKAIAKVETLTVDSKIESIYNTLNPNHFSLPELRTFSEALKGFYLLKERGVIQKDILTLIDFSLSSNTKRLWVIDLATNTVLFNSLVAHGRNTGEEFASNFSNSNSSFKSSLGFYATGEVYQGKHGTSLRLDGLENGVNDNARERGVVMHGADYVSESFIRNNKRLGRSQGCPAIPMAMTKEIIEIIKNKSLLYIYHPSRSFTMEERLIS
- a CDS encoding L,D-transpeptidase family protein, encoding MKNFYFLLVIYLFVGCKKDAPKIIPVVKKATPAIILTDERKVTIDTAFIGTFKSETLKQFYNSSENTTVWGNLKKRTYVLSQLTNAEQLGLDPEDYKASRLKKFESKISTLSDTDLATYDILLTYNFEKYLNHLYKGKLDPKKLYTDWDLEEKTFDVNNVLIKAFNKNKLDSIVDGIQSKASPYKQLLKALEIIDTFPDDDIQTIESANKIVLNDTNTALINIKKRLLYWKDMTGKDSLTSIYDQKTFESIKKFQERHGLAADGVIGVGTINALNFSKEKRKKQIIANLERWRWYTTDLAENYFIINIPDYSLHVVESQDTTLVRNIVVGTSKRKTPIITSKLRTVVFNPTWTVPPTILKEDVVPAMKRNRNYLTNKNITIYDTAGNVIPPNSWNENKPGNYRYVQSPGYNNALGLMKILFPNNHSVYLHDTNHRNNFGRSNRSLSSGCVRVENPLELAQHILGDSTSTDWPKERIDTIIASKKTTSVRITKKYALYQWYWTAWSKKNQLIFRADIYNLDSDLYAKLRN